In Choloepus didactylus isolate mChoDid1 chromosome 6, mChoDid1.pri, whole genome shotgun sequence, one DNA window encodes the following:
- the DDX25 gene encoding ATP-dependent RNA helicase DDX25, translating into MASLFWGGDAGAAESERLNSQFSNLIHPRKNLRVIKSAAIPNIDGLIDNVEEDDDDDVVDLAANSLLNKLIRQSLVESSHRVEVLQKDPSSPLYSVKTFEELRLKEELLKGIYAMGFNRPSKIQEMALPMMLAHPPQNLIAQSQSGTGKTAAFVLAMLSRVNTLELFPQCLCLAPTYELALQTGRVVEQMGKFCVDVQVMYAIRGNRIPRGTDITKQIVIGTPGTVLDWCFKRKLIDLTKIRVFVLDEADVMIDTQGFSDQSIRIQRALPSECQMLLFSATFEDSVWQFAERLIPDPNVIKLRREELTLNNIHQYYVLCENRTDKYQALCNIYGGITIGQAIIFCQTRRNAKWLTVEMMQDGHQVSLLSGELTVDQRASIIQRFRDGKEKVLITTNVCARGIDVKQVTVVVNFDLPVNQAKEPDYETYLHRIGRTGRFGKKGLAFNMIEVDKLPLLRKIQDHFNSCIKQLDPEDMDEIEKIEY; encoded by the exons ATGGCGTCGTTATTTTGGGGAGGCGACGCCGGGGCGGCGGAGAGCGAGCGGCTGAACAGCCAA TTTTCAAACCTCATCCACCCCAGAAAGAACCTTCGGGTTATTAAGAGCGCTGCAATCCCAAACATAG ACGGTTTAATTGATAACGTGGAAGAAGACGACGATGATGATGTAG TGGATTTGGCAGCTAATTCCCTCTTAAACAAGTTAATTCGGCAGTCCTTAGTGGAATCCAGTCATAGAGTTGAAGTCTTACAGAAGGATCCCAGCTCTCCACTCTATTCAGTGAAAACATTTGAAGAGTTGCGGCT AAAGGAAGAATTACTAAAAGGGATCTATGCAATGGGGTTTAACAGACCATCCAAAATCCAAGAGATGGCTCTTCCAATGATGCTGGCACATCC ACCCCAGAACCTCATAGCCCAGAGCCAATCTGGAACAGGAAAAACAGCTGCCTTTGTCTTGGCAATGCTAAGCAGAGTTAACACCTTGGAATTGTTCCCACAG TGCCTCTGCCTGGCCCCTACATATGAACTGGCTCTGCAAACTGGTCGCGTGGTCGAACAGATGGGAAAGTTCTGTGTGGACGTTCAAGTGATGTATGCCATTCGAGGGAATCGCA TTCCCAGAGGCACGGACATCACCAAGCAGATTGTAATCGGCACTCCTGGAACTGTCCTAGATTGGTGTTTCAAGCGAAAACTCATCGATTTGACTAAGATCCGCGTGTTTGTACTGGATGAAGCAGATGTGATGATCGACACGCAGGGATTCTCAGATCAGAGCATTCGTATCCAGAG AGCATTGCCCTCAGAATGCCAGATGCTCCTCTTCTCAGCAACCTTTGAGGACTCCGTGTGGCAGTTTGCAGAGCGGCTCATTCCTGACCCTAACGTCATCAAGTTGCGCAGAGAGGAGCTGACCCTGAACAACATCCACCAGTACTATGTGCTGTGCGAGAACAGGACAGACAAATACCAGGCTCTGTGCAACATCTACGGCGGCATCACCATCGGCCAGGCCATCATCTTCTGCCAG ACTCGTCGAAATGCCAAGTGGTTAACCGTGGAGATGATGCAGGATGGACACCAGGTGTCTCTGTTAAGTGGGGAACTGACAGTGGATCAGCGAGCCTCCATCATCCAGAGGTTTCGGGATGGGAAAGAGAAAGTTCTCATAACCACCAACGTCTGCGCGcgag GGATTGATGTGAAACAGGTCACGGTCGTTGTGAACTTCGACCTCCCTGTCAACCAAGCGAAAGAGCCAGACTACGAGACCTACCTGCACCGCATCGGGCGGACGGGGCGCTTTGGGAAGAAAGGCCTTGCCTTCAACATGATTGAAGTGGACAAGCTGCCCCTGCTTAGGAAGATCCAGGACCACTTTA ACAGCTGCATTAAGCAACTTGACCCTGAAGACATGGACGAAATTGAAAAGATTGAATATTGA